The following coding sequences lie in one Nocardioides sambongensis genomic window:
- the mltG gene encoding endolytic transglycosylase MltG, translating into MTEPVLPMERADTPVEGGRRRGTKRRSGCLPVLVVAAIFAALLAYFVPKGLDEVREMFAAPEDYPGPGSGKVSVVIEPGESIPAMGDELAELDVVASAEAFVDAASANPDAQGIQAGSYVLKKQMSAADAVAHLADPANVGAGNTVTVPEGARVGQIVEAIVDKSDFTAKELTRLLDNPDRIGLPAEADGNPEGYLFPATYEITADSTPRSLLSEMVDQTVAVEEELKIEQGAGRLGLTVHEVMTVASIIEREVNREQDYPKVARVIYNRLDDGMPLQMDSTAAYASQREGDVWTTDEERASDSPYNTYRHTGLPPGPIGSPGRATIDAALNPADGDWLYFVADFENGGTLFADNYADHQANVAEVQEYCRNSDEC; encoded by the coding sequence ATGACTGAGCCGGTCCTGCCGATGGAGCGGGCCGACACCCCCGTCGAGGGCGGTCGCCGCCGCGGCACGAAGCGGCGCTCCGGCTGCCTGCCGGTGCTCGTGGTGGCGGCGATCTTCGCCGCGCTACTGGCCTACTTCGTGCCCAAGGGCCTGGACGAGGTCCGGGAGATGTTCGCCGCACCGGAGGACTACCCGGGGCCGGGCTCCGGCAAGGTCAGCGTCGTGATCGAGCCCGGCGAGTCCATCCCCGCGATGGGCGACGAGCTCGCCGAGCTCGACGTCGTCGCCTCCGCGGAGGCGTTCGTCGACGCGGCGTCGGCCAACCCCGACGCCCAGGGCATCCAGGCCGGCTCGTACGTCCTGAAGAAGCAGATGAGCGCGGCCGACGCGGTCGCCCACCTCGCCGACCCGGCCAACGTCGGCGCGGGCAACACGGTGACCGTGCCGGAGGGTGCGAGGGTCGGGCAGATCGTCGAGGCGATCGTGGACAAGTCCGACTTCACCGCCAAGGAGCTGACCCGTCTGCTCGACAACCCCGACCGGATCGGGCTCCCGGCCGAGGCGGACGGCAACCCCGAGGGGTACCTGTTCCCGGCCACCTACGAGATCACCGCGGACTCCACCCCGCGCAGCCTGCTCAGCGAGATGGTCGACCAGACCGTCGCCGTGGAGGAGGAGCTGAAGATCGAGCAGGGGGCCGGCCGTCTCGGGCTCACCGTGCACGAGGTGATGACGGTCGCCAGCATCATCGAGCGCGAGGTCAACCGGGAGCAGGACTACCCCAAGGTCGCCCGGGTGATCTACAACCGTCTCGACGACGGGATGCCGCTGCAGATGGACTCCACCGCCGCCTACGCCAGCCAGCGCGAGGGCGACGTGTGGACCACCGACGAGGAGCGCGCCAGCGACTCGCCGTACAACACCTATCGCCACACCGGGCTCCCGCCGGGCCCGATCGGCTCGCCGGGGCGCGCCACGATCGACGCGGCGCTCAACCCGGCGGACGGTGACTGGCTCTACTTCGTCGCCGACTTCGAGAACGGCGGCACCCTGTTCGCGGACAACTACGCGGACCACCAGGCCAACGTCGCCGAGGTGCAGGAGTACTGCCGGAACAGCGATGAGTGCTGA
- a CDS encoding replication-associated recombination protein A, producing the protein MEGLFDMGGSTPPSGGGSLSHSSHAAAPLAVRMRPRTLDELVGQQQLKAPGSPLRQLVEGDQSLSLLLWGPPGTGKTTIASIVSQQTGRRFVEVSAVSAGVKEVRAAIEGARASLVATGAETVLFVDEVHRFSKAQQDALLPGVENRWVTLVAATTENPSFSVISPLLSRSLLLRLESLTDQDVRDVLDRAVADERGLADGYLLEEEAAAHIVRLAGGDARRSLTYLEAAAGAATLGGRTADDGRVVIDVSTAEAAADQAAVRYDRDGDQHYDVISAFIKSIRGSDADAALHYLARMLEAGEDPRFIARRLIILASEDIGLADPTALTTAVAAAQAVQLIGLPEGRITLAQAVIALAVAPKSNAVITAVDEALRDVRAGKIGSVPAHLRDAHYAGAKKLGHGADYQYSHDQPYGIASQQYAPDAIGDARYYRPTELGAEGPVKQRWERIRAIIRGR; encoded by the coding sequence ATGGAGGGCCTCTTCGACATGGGTGGGAGTACGCCGCCCTCGGGCGGCGGCTCCCTCAGCCACAGCAGCCACGCGGCAGCCCCGCTGGCGGTGCGGATGCGCCCCCGCACGCTCGACGAGCTGGTCGGGCAGCAGCAGCTGAAGGCACCGGGCTCCCCGCTGCGCCAGCTGGTCGAGGGCGACCAGTCCCTCTCGCTCCTGCTCTGGGGGCCGCCGGGCACCGGGAAGACCACGATCGCCTCGATCGTCAGCCAGCAGACGGGCCGGAGGTTCGTCGAGGTCTCGGCGGTCTCCGCCGGCGTCAAGGAGGTCCGGGCCGCCATCGAGGGCGCCCGCGCCTCCCTGGTCGCCACCGGCGCCGAGACGGTGCTCTTCGTCGACGAGGTGCACCGGTTCTCCAAGGCGCAGCAGGACGCCCTGCTGCCCGGGGTGGAGAACCGGTGGGTGACCCTGGTCGCGGCGACCACCGAGAACCCGTCCTTCAGCGTGATCTCGCCGCTGCTGTCGCGCAGCCTGCTGCTGCGGCTGGAGTCGCTCACCGACCAGGACGTGCGCGACGTGCTGGACCGGGCGGTGGCCGACGAGCGCGGACTCGCGGACGGGTACCTGCTCGAGGAGGAGGCCGCCGCGCACATCGTCCGGCTCGCCGGCGGCGACGCACGGCGGTCCCTGACCTACCTGGAGGCGGCCGCGGGTGCGGCGACGCTCGGCGGCCGCACCGCCGACGACGGCCGGGTGGTGATCGACGTCTCGACCGCGGAGGCGGCGGCCGACCAGGCCGCGGTGCGCTACGACCGCGACGGCGACCAGCACTACGACGTGATCAGCGCGTTCATCAAGTCGATCCGCGGGTCGGACGCCGACGCCGCCCTGCACTACCTGGCCCGGATGCTGGAAGCGGGCGAGGACCCCCGCTTCATCGCCCGCCGGCTGATCATCCTCGCCAGCGAGGACATCGGCCTGGCCGACCCGACCGCGCTGACCACGGCGGTCGCCGCCGCGCAGGCGGTGCAGCTGATCGGCCTCCCGGAGGGCCGGATCACCCTGGCGCAGGCGGTGATCGCGCTGGCGGTCGCCCCGAAGTCGAACGCCGTGATCACCGCGGTCGACGAGGCGCTGCGCGACGTCCGGGCGGGCAAGATCGGATCGGTGCCAGCACACCTGCGCGACGCCCACTACGCCGGCGCGAAGAAGCTCGGCCACGGCGCCGACTACCAGTACAGCCACGACCAGCCCTACGGGATCGCGTCCCAGCAGTACGCGCCCGACGCCATCGGCGACGCGCGCTACTACCGCCCCACCGAGCTCGGTGCGGAGGGCCCGGTGAAGCAGCGCTGGGAGCGGATCCGGGCCATCATCCGCGGCCGCTAG
- the ruvX gene encoding Holliday junction resolvase RuvX produces MRHGVRLGVDPGDARIGVARCDPSGMIATPVETVRRGKGDLRRLGQLVRSEEAVEVVMGLPRSLSGAEGPAALKVRALAARLAERIAPVPVRLVDERLTTVSAEAMLRDQRKGASRRAVIDQAAAVVILQHALDTERATGRPPGELVGRPGHDPDDPDDSHDPHVTEETHD; encoded by the coding sequence GTGCGCCACGGCGTGCGTCTCGGCGTGGATCCCGGCGACGCCCGGATCGGGGTCGCCCGATGCGACCCCTCGGGGATGATCGCCACCCCGGTCGAGACGGTGCGCCGCGGGAAGGGCGACCTGCGCCGCCTCGGCCAGCTGGTCCGGTCCGAGGAGGCCGTCGAGGTGGTGATGGGCCTGCCCCGGTCGCTCTCGGGCGCCGAGGGCCCCGCGGCGCTCAAGGTCCGCGCTCTCGCCGCCCGGCTCGCGGAGCGGATCGCTCCGGTGCCGGTGCGCCTGGTCGACGAGCGGCTCACCACGGTGAGCGCGGAGGCTATGCTGCGCGACCAGCGCAAGGGAGCCAGCCGGCGCGCGGTGATCGACCAGGCAGCTGCCGTGGTGATCCTGCAGCACGCGCTGGACACCGAGCGCGCCACCGGGCGCCCGCCCGGCGAGCTGGTCGGCCGACCCGGCCACGACCCTGACGACCCTGACGACTCGCACGACCCCCACGTCACCGAGGAGACCCATGACTGA
- a CDS encoding ABC transporter ATP-binding protein, whose protein sequence is MTTSQKYPEYENRASAASGDAPLLEVEDLHVEFHTRDGVASAINGVNFQLDERETLAILGESGSGKSVTAQAIMGILDMPPARIPHGQIRYRGNDLLTMSDKSRQAIRGSEISMIFQDALSSLNPVFPVGWQIAEMFRKHRRMNRRDSLDEAVRLMERVQIPAAKERVRSYPHQFSGGMRQRIMIAMAIALNPRVLIADEPTTALDVTVQAQIMSLLQEIQDEEGMGLILITHDLGVVADVADRIAVMYAGRIVETSDVVPLYQKPAHPYTKGLIESIPQLEDKGKELFAIKGLPPSLLRMPTGCKFHPRCNRAVEVCRTDDPELREVQPGRYSRCHFAEEVLGE, encoded by the coding sequence ATGACGACTTCGCAGAAGTACCCCGAGTACGAGAACCGGGCGTCCGCCGCGAGCGGCGACGCCCCGCTGCTCGAGGTCGAGGACCTCCACGTCGAGTTCCACACCCGCGACGGCGTGGCGAGCGCGATCAACGGCGTGAACTTCCAGCTCGACGAGCGGGAGACGCTCGCCATCCTGGGCGAGTCCGGCTCCGGGAAGTCGGTGACCGCGCAGGCGATCATGGGCATCCTGGACATGCCGCCGGCCCGGATCCCGCACGGGCAGATCCGCTACCGGGGCAACGACCTGCTGACCATGTCGGACAAGAGCCGGCAGGCGATCCGAGGCTCCGAGATCTCGATGATCTTCCAGGACGCCCTCTCCTCGCTGAACCCGGTCTTCCCGGTCGGCTGGCAGATCGCCGAGATGTTCCGCAAGCACCGCAGGATGAACCGCCGTGACTCGCTCGACGAGGCGGTCCGGCTGATGGAGCGGGTGCAGATCCCGGCCGCGAAGGAACGCGTCCGGTCCTACCCGCACCAGTTCTCCGGCGGCATGCGCCAGCGGATCATGATCGCGATGGCGATCGCGCTGAACCCGCGGGTGCTGATCGCGGACGAGCCGACCACCGCGCTGGACGTGACCGTGCAGGCCCAGATCATGTCGCTCCTGCAGGAGATCCAGGACGAGGAGGGGATGGGCCTGATCCTGATCACCCACGACCTCGGCGTCGTGGCGGACGTGGCGGACCGGATCGCGGTGATGTACGCGGGCCGGATCGTGGAGACGTCCGACGTGGTGCCGCTCTACCAGAAGCCGGCCCACCCCTACACCAAGGGCCTGATCGAATCCATCCCGCAGCTGGAGGACAAGGGCAAGGAGCTGTTCGCCATCAAGGGCCTCCCGCCGAGCCTGCTGCGGATGCCCACGGGCTGCAAGTTCCACCCACGCTGCAACCGGGCTGTCGAGGTCTGCCGGACCGACGACCCCGAGCTGCGTGAGGTGCAGCCCGGTCGTTACTCGCGTTGCCACTTCGCGGAGGAGGTGCTCGGTGAGTGA
- a CDS encoding ABC transporter ATP-binding protein has product MSEVVLKAEGLKKHYPIKDGVIRRTVGHVKAVDGVSFDLKAGETLGIVGESGCGKSTLGRLLMRLEEPTAGSVYFGDRDIFKASRSDMRQLRREIQIVFQDPYTSLNPRKTVGAIIGEPFDIHKDAVPKSGRKKRVQELMEMVGLSPEHINRYPHQFSGGQRQRIGIARGIALNPKVLICDEPVSALDVSVQAQVINVMERLQDELGLAYVFIAHDLAVVRHISDRVAVMYLGKVAEIGTDEEIYDRSTHPYTRALLSAVPVPDPTLRGERQQITLTGDVPSPANPPAGCRFHTRCWRAEAICGVEEPELIERADIGGMHHSACHFVEDVMISNSRS; this is encoded by the coding sequence GTGAGTGAGGTCGTCCTCAAGGCCGAGGGACTGAAGAAGCACTACCCGATCAAGGACGGCGTCATCCGCCGTACGGTCGGGCACGTCAAGGCCGTCGACGGGGTCTCCTTCGACCTCAAGGCCGGCGAGACCCTGGGCATCGTGGGGGAGTCGGGGTGTGGCAAGTCCACCCTCGGCCGCCTGCTGATGCGCCTGGAGGAGCCGACCGCCGGCAGCGTCTACTTCGGTGACCGCGACATCTTCAAGGCGAGTCGCAGCGACATGCGACAACTGCGTCGCGAGATCCAGATCGTCTTCCAGGACCCGTACACGTCGCTGAACCCCCGCAAGACCGTCGGCGCGATCATCGGGGAGCCGTTCGACATCCACAAGGACGCGGTGCCGAAGTCCGGGCGCAAGAAGCGCGTCCAGGAGCTGATGGAGATGGTCGGGCTCAGCCCGGAGCACATCAACCGCTACCCGCACCAGTTCTCCGGTGGTCAGCGCCAGCGGATCGGCATCGCCCGCGGGATCGCGCTGAACCCGAAGGTGCTGATCTGCGACGAGCCGGTCTCCGCGCTGGACGTCTCGGTCCAGGCGCAGGTGATCAACGTGATGGAACGGCTCCAGGACGAGCTGGGCTTGGCCTACGTGTTCATCGCGCACGACCTGGCCGTGGTCCGTCACATCTCCGACCGGGTCGCCGTGATGTATCTCGGCAAGGTGGCCGAGATCGGTACCGACGAGGAGATCTACGACCGCTCCACGCACCCCTACACCCGGGCGCTGCTCTCCGCGGTCCCGGTGCCGGACCCGACACTGCGCGGTGAGCGGCAGCAGATCACCCTCACCGGCGACGTTCCGTCCCCGGCGAACCCGCCCGCCGGCTGCCGGTTCCACACCCGGTGCTGGCGCGCGGAGGCGATCTGCGGTGTCGAGGAGCCGGAGCTGATCGAGCGGGCCGACATCGGCGGCATGCACCACTCGGCGTGCCATTTCGTCGAGGACGTCATGATCAGCAACAGCCGCAGCTGA
- a CDS encoding DUF6167 family protein, whose translation MSRGLWFGAGIAAGVYGMVRARRAAEVLTVDGLRDRVGAVFVGARMFREELDQGRVEAEHDLRERYRRATEHLGPPALNAADGTRRPLGVPTTGVPTTGVPTDAPEAPEKGTD comes from the coding sequence ATGAGCCGCGGACTGTGGTTCGGTGCCGGGATCGCGGCCGGCGTGTATGGAATGGTCCGGGCCCGCCGGGCCGCCGAGGTCCTCACCGTCGACGGCCTGCGGGACCGGGTGGGCGCCGTCTTCGTCGGAGCCCGGATGTTCCGCGAGGAGCTCGACCAGGGGCGGGTCGAGGCCGAGCACGACCTGCGCGAGCGCTACCGCCGGGCCACCGAGCACCTCGGACCCCCCGCGCTCAACGCCGCCGACGGCACCCGCCGCCCGCTCGGCGTCCCCACCACCGGCGTTCCCACCACCGGCGTTCCCACTGACGCACCCGAAGCACCCGAGAAAGGCACCGATTGA
- a CDS encoding shikimate dehydrogenase, giving the protein MSAEPLRCGVVGDPIAHSLSPALHNAGYAALALTASYDARRVAAGRLAAHVAGLGADWRGLSVTAPLKREALDLATTATDRALLAGGANTLVRGTGSGGAWHADNTDLPGAVAAIRERYAGPVTAGVVLGGGATAASTALALAELGARRIRVAVRDADRAEETVAAIRRHPSDVDVAAVELAGYRPAREEVVVSTVPAAAQSADLVARFASVPVLFEAVYDPWPTPLAAAHPGPVVTGLDLLVHQAVLQFEMFTGRPGPLPAMRAAGETALRERSADPARR; this is encoded by the coding sequence ATGAGTGCTGAGCCACTGCGATGCGGGGTGGTCGGTGACCCGATCGCGCACTCGCTCTCACCGGCCCTGCACAACGCCGGCTACGCCGCGCTGGCCCTCACCGCGTCGTACGACGCCCGCCGGGTCGCCGCCGGCCGGCTGGCCGCCCACGTGGCCGGTCTCGGCGCGGACTGGCGCGGCCTCTCGGTCACCGCACCGCTGAAGCGGGAGGCGCTGGACCTGGCGACCACCGCGACGGACCGGGCACTGCTCGCCGGCGGTGCGAACACCCTGGTGCGCGGGACCGGCAGCGGTGGCGCCTGGCACGCCGACAACACCGATCTGCCCGGTGCCGTCGCGGCGATCCGGGAGCGGTATGCCGGCCCGGTGACCGCCGGTGTGGTGCTGGGCGGCGGCGCCACCGCCGCGTCGACCGCACTCGCCCTGGCCGAGCTGGGTGCGCGCCGGATCCGGGTCGCAGTCCGTGACGCCGACCGCGCCGAGGAGACGGTGGCCGCGATCCGCCGCCACCCCAGCGATGTCGACGTGGCCGCTGTCGAGCTGGCCGGCTACCGGCCGGCGCGGGAGGAGGTCGTGGTCTCCACCGTCCCCGCGGCCGCACAGAGCGCGGACCTGGTCGCGCGCTTCGCCTCGGTGCCGGTGCTGTTCGAGGCGGTCTACGACCCGTGGCCGACCCCGTTGGCGGCCGCCCACCCCGGCCCGGTGGTCACCGGTCTCGACCTGCTCGTGCACCAGGCGGTGCTCCAGTTCGAGATGTTCACCGGACGGCCGGGGCCGCTTCCCGCGATGCGGGCCGCAGGCGAGACGGCGCTGCGAGAACGCTCCGCGGATCCGGCCCGGCGCTGA